A genomic segment from Moorena sp. SIOASIH encodes:
- a CDS encoding type II toxin-antitoxin system Phd/YefM family antitoxin: protein MAIYVNQQEAEQRFSELFSQVLKGEEIIISAQGQEMARIIPSIKPPKPRVPGIDKGRLVVPDDFDDPLPEEILESFYGQG, encoded by the coding sequence ATGGCGATTTATGTAAACCAACAAGAAGCTGAACAACGATTCTCTGAATTATTCAGTCAGGTACTTAAAGGAGAAGAAATTATCATTTCAGCACAGGGGCAGGAAATGGCAAGGATTATTCCCTCAATAAAACCACCAAAACCAAGAGTTCCAGGCATCGACAAAGGGCGTTTGGTTGTTCCCGATGATTTTGATGATCCTCTCCCTGAAGAGATTTTAGAATCTTTTTACGGTCAAGGATAA
- a CDS encoding XisI protein, whose protein sequence is MDRLDHYRKLIRDILTDHTKVPYKHGDIKFETVFDPESDRYLLMILGRDQKRYQHGCLIHVDIIDGKIWVQRDGTEVGVAREFVEAGVPKEQIVLGFMSPERRKDTEFAVA, encoded by the coding sequence ATGGATAGATTAGATCATTACCGCAAACTGATTCGAGATATTCTAACTGATCATACAAAAGTGCCCTATAAGCATGGAGATATTAAGTTTGAGACAGTCTTTGATCCTGAATCGGATCGCTACCTGCTGATGATTTTAGGGCGTGATCAAAAACGATATCAGCATGGTTGTTTGATTCATGTTGATATTATTGACGGTAAAATCTGGGTTCAACGAGATGGAACTGAAGTTGGAGTTGCTCGCGAATTTGTTGAAGCTGGTGTCCCAAAAGAGCAAATTGTTTTGGGTTTTATGTCACCTGAACGCAGGAAAGATACAGAATTTGCTGTTGCCTAG
- a CDS encoding molybdenum cofactor guanylyltransferase, producing MRSLPVYVLEFLSVPDQAMGSAMPNTNYDLPLSGIVLAGGLSSRMGRDKALIQVEGVPLLRRVCDVALSCIGQVSGQVSGQVYIVTPWPERYVDILPETCRVIQEVPLPAETTPHGPLVGFAQGLAHVETDWVLLLACDLPQLKAEVVQGWLKQLQQTQDNGIDQRSRYTIALLPRNPKGWEPLCGFYRRECLPSLTEFINQGGRSFQGWLAQHPVQELLVSDTQLFFNCNTPADLEQLGIQD from the coding sequence TTGAGGAGTCTGCCAGTCTACGTTCTGGAATTCTTGTCTGTTCCTGACCAAGCTATGGGCAGCGCTATGCCAAATACTAATTACGACTTACCCCTCTCAGGGATTGTCCTTGCAGGAGGGCTAAGTTCTCGTATGGGTAGGGATAAAGCTTTAATTCAGGTTGAGGGTGTCCCCTTACTGCGCAGAGTCTGTGATGTTGCCCTCAGCTGTATTGGTCAAGTCTCGGGTCAAGTCTCTGGTCAAGTCTATATAGTCACTCCCTGGCCAGAACGATACGTGGATATCTTACCTGAGACTTGTCGTGTCATTCAGGAAGTTCCGTTACCAGCAGAGACCACACCTCATGGTCCTTTGGTAGGATTTGCTCAAGGATTAGCACATGTTGAAACAGATTGGGTACTGTTACTGGCTTGTGATTTACCCCAATTAAAAGCAGAGGTTGTGCAAGGTTGGCTCAAGCAGTTGCAGCAGACTCAGGACAATGGGATTGACCAAAGGTCACGCTACACTATAGCACTCTTGCCACGAAACCCCAAGGGCTGGGAACCCCTGTGCGGTTTTTACCGACGCGAGTGTCTACCGAGCCTCACTGAGTTTATCAATCAAGGGGGAAGGTCATTTCAGGGTTGGTTGGCCCAGCATCCAGTACAGGAGTTGCTAGTCAGTGACACCCAGCTATTTTTTAACTGCAATACCCCTGCTGACCTAGAACAGTTGGGAATACAGGATTAA
- a CDS encoding DUF4255 domain-containing protein has product MLDVLDKTLELFLKAELPPGVPSLDTEVFISFDRPYQGAIKKKPAINFFLYDVQENLEFGSSDWLLEHQSNGKVVTKRTPPRVDCSYLITAWPQRDDDIRTEHQLLGEVMKVLLRYRTIPKHFLADKLVEEKMPLRLICLRPSKLQGFGEFRQAISGKDGNLPKVVLHCTVTIAVVIDEIGVQETLADFIHRPS; this is encoded by the coding sequence ATGCTTGATGTTCTAGACAAAACCTTAGAATTGTTCCTGAAGGCAGAACTGCCTCCTGGTGTTCCATCCCTTGATACGGAGGTCTTTATCAGTTTTGATAGACCCTATCAAGGCGCAATCAAAAAAAAACCAGCGATTAATTTCTTTCTTTATGACGTGCAGGAGAATCTGGAGTTTGGCAGCAGTGACTGGCTATTGGAGCACCAGAGTAATGGGAAAGTGGTCACAAAACGCACCCCGCCGAGGGTAGATTGCTCCTACCTGATTACAGCTTGGCCTCAAAGAGATGATGATATCCGGACGGAACACCAACTTTTAGGGGAAGTCATGAAGGTGTTGCTGCGTTATCGAACGATTCCTAAACACTTCTTGGCCGATAAGTTGGTGGAAGAAAAAATGCCCCTGAGACTCATTTGTTTACGTCCAAGTAAATTACAAGGGTTTGGGGAATTTAGGCAAGCTATAAGCGGAAAAGATGGAAACCTACCCAAGGTAGTATTGCATTGTACTGTTACCATTGCGGTTGTGATTGATGAGATTGGAGTTCAAGAGACTTTGGCCGATTTTATACACCGTCCGAGTTGA
- a CDS encoding ribbon-helix-helix protein, CopG family, protein MAKVTVTLYMEEKDKEALQRLADAEERSLSQMAVLILKRAIKKAQQAGDIPPKD, encoded by the coding sequence ATGGCTAAAGTAACCGTAACTCTCTATATGGAAGAAAAAGACAAAGAAGCGCTTCAACGATTGGCAGATGCCGAGGAGCGCTCCTTGTCCCAAATGGCAGTACTAATTCTCAAACGAGCGATTAAAAAAGCTCAGCAGGCAGGAGACATACCACCCAAAGACTAA
- a CDS encoding DUF4157 domain-containing protein, whose amino-acid sequence MYRQQVAKKTFATHKSKPISKDITPKPSYGSLSSVVQRAQQDPKLVSEDEWQLLDSAIGTRATRDLAGKQTPWEPQFKGISAQFWGDSRQQVAPIQAKGKEDVRASQVQPDNQTGLPDKLKAGIENLSGMAIDDVRVHYNSPKPAQLQALAYTQGTNIHVAPGQERYLPHEAWHVVQQKEGRVKPRTQLKGVSINADPMLEREADIMGAQALNFSVSTETPLETPVSSVNQPIQLISNEQTAMEAWARENLPHIKPIDEMDDFRSVSNVANQLVDAVNTIKDKSLSKTAAHTITMFQYMYENAASIGQRIGNDFTTLTDAAERNNYLIGLASVLNSEDKINRGLWIGSDDREMIAVDVLKPVTYFQKGRNDLITKAQETLDAGRTLEALLEDHSYNMDAKSYGRRVEALEEIDVNELKLTVEEVNLPQVGQVYPHDQPGYVYYDDGYNAVQSQDLVQNQEYVLYIHNTKVFTVNVETNTGAGVKFSSVEQ is encoded by the coding sequence ATGTACCGCCAGCAAGTCGCCAAAAAAACTTTTGCGACTCATAAGTCCAAGCCAATCAGTAAAGACATCACCCCCAAACCGAGTTATGGTTCCTTATCTTCAGTGGTGCAAAGAGCGCAACAAGACCCAAAATTGGTGAGTGAGGATGAGTGGCAGCTGTTAGACAGTGCGATCGGAACACGGGCAACCCGGGACTTAGCAGGGAAGCAAACCCCATGGGAGCCGCAATTTAAGGGAATTTCCGCCCAGTTTTGGGGTGATTCAAGACAGCAGGTAGCACCAATACAGGCTAAGGGAAAAGAAGATGTTAGAGCGTCTCAGGTGCAGCCAGACAATCAAACTGGATTACCAGATAAACTAAAAGCTGGAATTGAAAACCTTTCGGGTATGGCGATAGATGATGTAAGAGTTCATTACAACTCCCCTAAACCAGCCCAGTTGCAGGCACTGGCATACACCCAAGGAACGAATATCCATGTCGCTCCAGGGCAAGAAAGGTATTTGCCCCACGAGGCGTGGCATGTGGTGCAGCAAAAGGAAGGGCGAGTAAAACCTAGGACGCAGCTCAAAGGAGTGAGTATCAATGCTGATCCGATGTTGGAACGAGAGGCTGATATTATGGGTGCTCAGGCACTCAATTTCTCTGTGAGCACTGAGACACCCCTGGAAACCCCTGTTTCCTCAGTGAATCAGCCAATTCAGCTAATTTCGAACGAGCAGACAGCGATGGAGGCATGGGCTCGTGAGAATCTCCCACACATAAAGCCCATAGACGAGATGGACGACTTCAGAAGTGTGAGCAATGTGGCAAATCAGCTCGTCGATGCTGTTAATACCATAAAGGATAAAAGTTTATCCAAAACAGCTGCCCATACCATAACTATGTTCCAGTATATGTATGAGAATGCAGCATCAATAGGTCAGCGCATCGGTAATGATTTCACTACCCTTACGGATGCAGCAGAGCGCAACAATTATCTAATAGGGCTTGCTTCTGTTCTTAATAGTGAAGACAAAATCAATCGTGGTCTATGGATTGGTAGTGATGATAGAGAGATGATAGCTGTTGATGTACTTAAGCCAGTCACTTATTTCCAGAAAGGCAGAAATGACTTGATCACCAAAGCCCAAGAGACTCTTGATGCTGGTAGGACACTCGAAGCTCTACTGGAGGATCACTCATATAATATGGATGCAAAGTCCTATGGCAGGCGTGTGGAGGCTCTGGAAGAAATTGACGTCAACGAATTAAAATTAACTGTTGAAGAAGTTAATCTGCCTCAGGTAGGTCAAGTTTATCCACATGATCAGCCCGGTTATGTATACTATGACGATGGCTATAATGCAGTACAATCACAAGATTTAGTCCAAAATCAGGAGTATGTACTTTATATCCATAACACTAAGGTATTTACTGTTAATGTTGAAACCAATACAGGGGCTGGTGTAAAGTTTTCTAGCGTAGAGCAGTGA
- a CDS encoding SpoIIE family protein phosphatase, which yields MSQGNQDKLKLMVVDDESDNLDLLYRTFRRKFQVFRANDAITALDILDTEGEMAIIISDQRLGGMNGTEFLSRTVERFPDTIRILLTAYTDIEDLVEAINSGKVYKYITKPWQGEALKAVVRQAAETYQVLKKRTKELSRALRREELFNMVTTAIRESLDYSNLLQKVVTTMGQAFDATACILRPVEFNQLTPECFTYKVSGDGNTPHIPNSDLMIQQVLEKPETKLWQETRDGQNSVHLIVPLPDQQQILGVLCLYQQKSEGSWNTEDIQLIEAVAKQAALAISQAKLLQRTQLQAQQMRDELDVARQIQNNLLRQSWPEMEQVRVQAHCTPARQVGGDFFEVYVHPQGDIWLAVGDVSGKGVPAALFMTSAMSMLRRELAQETSPDPKTVIQNLNHTMSDDLYNTNRFITLVLARYTPDKQQLVYANAGHTYPMVWSDHQVVQQHSESKTPEPTYLQARGIPLGILPIWQAESGHLRLNSGSILLLTSDGITEATLNPVNPVTGSSSDGSTSTSSRLESSGLWELLLQEPAPFDLSHLLARIRERTNPIQEDDQTLVSLEVL from the coding sequence ATGAGTCAGGGAAATCAAGACAAACTCAAATTGATGGTAGTAGACGATGAGTCTGACAACTTAGATCTACTTTACAGAACCTTCCGCCGAAAATTTCAAGTTTTCAGAGCTAATGATGCCATAACCGCCTTAGATATTTTGGACACCGAAGGAGAGATGGCGATTATTATCTCAGATCAGCGCCTAGGGGGAATGAATGGCACAGAATTCTTAAGCAGGACAGTAGAGCGTTTTCCAGATACAATTCGCATCCTGTTGACTGCCTACACAGATATAGAAGATTTGGTGGAAGCGATTAACTCAGGTAAGGTCTATAAGTACATCACAAAGCCTTGGCAGGGTGAGGCACTAAAAGCAGTGGTGCGACAAGCTGCGGAAACTTACCAAGTGCTAAAAAAAAGAACTAAAGAACTTTCTCGTGCCTTACGACGGGAAGAATTGTTCAATATGGTGACAACGGCAATTCGAGAATCTCTAGATTATAGTAATCTACTGCAAAAGGTAGTGACCACCATGGGTCAAGCCTTTGATGCTACCGCTTGTATCCTGCGACCGGTAGAGTTCAACCAACTCACACCAGAATGTTTCACCTACAAGGTTTCTGGTGATGGCAATACACCTCATATCCCTAATTCTGATTTGATGATACAACAGGTATTAGAGAAACCCGAGACTAAGTTGTGGCAAGAAACAAGGGATGGTCAGAATTCGGTGCATTTGATCGTTCCCCTACCGGACCAACAACAGATCTTAGGGGTGTTGTGTCTCTACCAGCAAAAGAGTGAGGGGTCTTGGAATACAGAAGATATCCAGCTGATAGAAGCTGTTGCTAAACAAGCAGCGTTAGCGATTTCTCAGGCAAAACTACTGCAACGCACCCAGTTACAGGCTCAGCAGATGCGGGATGAACTAGATGTAGCTCGCCAGATTCAGAATAATTTGCTACGTCAGAGTTGGCCAGAGATGGAACAGGTGCGAGTGCAAGCTCACTGCACCCCAGCGCGACAGGTTGGTGGGGATTTTTTTGAAGTCTATGTTCATCCCCAAGGAGATATATGGCTAGCAGTTGGAGATGTGTCCGGTAAAGGCGTACCTGCTGCCTTATTTATGACCAGTGCCATGTCGATGTTACGACGGGAACTTGCTCAAGAAACATCACCAGACCCAAAAACAGTGATCCAAAATCTTAACCACACCATGTCAGATGACCTTTATAATACCAACCGTTTTATTACCCTGGTCTTGGCTCGTTATACCCCTGACAAGCAACAGTTGGTTTATGCTAATGCTGGTCATACCTATCCTATGGTTTGGTCTGATCACCAAGTAGTCCAACAACACTCAGAGTCAAAAACTCCAGAGCCGACTTACCTTCAGGCTAGGGGTATTCCCTTAGGAATTTTGCCAATTTGGCAGGCGGAATCAGGACATTTAAGATTAAATTCAGGTAGCATCCTGCTACTAACAAGTGATGGAATTACGGAAGCAACCCTGAATCCAGTGAATCCAGTGACAGGTTCTTCATCCGATGGGTCAACCAGCACCAGTTCTAGGCTTGAGTCATCCGGTCTTTGGGAGCTTCTGCTTCAGGAGCCTGCTCCCTTTGACCTGAGTCATTTATTAGCTCGGATTCGAGAGCGTACCAACCCGATTCAGGAAGACGACCAAACCCTAGTATCTCTGGAGGTATTGTAG
- a CDS encoding DUF29 domain-containing protein, translating into MYEQDFNRWREIIIEQIKAKNLSAIDWDNLLLELEEMGKAEKRAFISNLTILIAHLLKIMVQTDAPDSMKGSWYSSVTEHRFRIQKDLQESPSFKRYLEEAIAKAYQDGRRLAIKEGKKASFGIRKPNPEDYPNQCPFTIEQLLDEDFYGD; encoded by the coding sequence ATGTATGAACAAGATTTTAACCGTTGGCGAGAAATCATCATTGAACAAATAAAAGCCAAAAATTTATCGGCAATTGATTGGGATAATTTGCTGCTTGAGTTAGAGGAGATGGGAAAGGCTGAAAAGCGAGCATTCATTAGCAATTTAACCATCTTGATTGCCCATTTACTCAAAATAATGGTTCAAACTGACGCTCCTGATTCTATGAAAGGAAGTTGGTATAGTTCAGTCACAGAACATCGGTTTCGTATCCAAAAAGATTTACAAGAAAGTCCTTCATTTAAACGTTATTTAGAAGAAGCGATCGCTAAAGCTTATCAAGATGGTCGAAGGTTAGCTATAAAAGAAGGTAAAAAAGCCAGCTTTGGCATTCGTAAGCCGAACCCTGAAGACTATCCCAATCAATGTCCTTTTACAATTGAACAGCTATTAGATGAAGACTTTTATGGAGATTAA
- a CDS encoding XisH family protein, which produces MAKEVFHQQVKNALIKDGCKITHDPLTIRIGEVVKLQIDLAAESAIAAERDSEKIAVEIKSFIGDSDISTFHTALGQYLKYCQALKELEPDRIVYLAIPFETYQDFFQFSFI; this is translated from the coding sequence ATGGCTAAAGAAGTTTTCCATCAACAGGTTAAAAATGCTTTGATAAAAGACGGATGTAAGATCACTCACGATCCTCTCACGATTCGTATTGGCGAAGTAGTCAAATTACAAATTGATCTGGCAGCAGAAAGTGCCATCGCAGCCGAACGAGATTCAGAAAAAATTGCTGTAGAAATTAAAAGCTTTATTGGTGACTCAGATATCAGCACATTTCATACGGCGTTAGGGCAATATCTTAAATATTGTCAGGCACTTAAAGAACTTGAACCCGACCGCATTGTTTACTTAGCTATTCCTTTTGAAACTTATCAAGATTTTTTTCAGTTTTCTTTCATCTAA
- a CDS encoding pentapeptide repeat-containing protein: MEFLELMKGVALELTDNSLSTDLKDANLRGADLRGADLRGADLRGADLSDANLKGALLNGADLSRAYLRCADLSNANLSDANLMGTYLSRADLSHANLGGANLSNANLIGSRVHSTQFGDNLGMSEDLKHDLNRRGAIFFEESASLRSGILVCS; the protein is encoded by the coding sequence ATGGAATTCCTTGAACTAATGAAGGGTGTTGCTCTAGAGTTAACTGACAATTCACTTAGCACTGACCTGAAGGATGCCAACTTAAGGGGTGCTGACCTCAGGGGTGCTGACTTAAGGGGTGCTGACCTCAGGGGTGCTGACCTAAGTGATGCCAATCTCAAGGGTGCCCTGCTAAACGGAGCTGATTTGAGTCGTGCCTACCTCAGATGTGCGGATCTCAGTAATGCCAACCTGAGTGATGCTAACTTGATGGGTACCTACCTCAGTCGTGCTGACCTCAGTCATGCTAACCTAGGTGGTGCCAATCTGAGTAATGCCAACCTGATTGGTAGTCGAGTACACAGTACTCAGTTTGGAGATAACTTAGGAATGTCTGAGGATCTCAAGCATGACCTAAACCGACGAGGGGCAATCTTTTTTGAGGAGTCTGCCAGTCTACGTTCTGGAATTCTTGTCTGTTCCTGA
- a CDS encoding Na+/H+ antiporter — MSLESTVGEVAIKQNLEQFLLVLSVSLSVATLSRIFSWFRKIPYTLLLVIVGLGLAFVDVRLVNLSPELILEIFLPPLLFEAAWNIRWRDLRRDLVPVSLFAIAGVIISVVGIAFAINQLTGLPLTIALLVGASLSATDPVSVIALFRELGADKRLKTLMEGESLFNDGVAVVAFSLLVGLPLGLEEFSIATSVARFLGFVGIGIGIGCIIGFGISYATQRFDLPLVEQSLTLVSAYGTYLIVEELGGSGVIGVVTVGVILGNFGSRIGMNPRTRLIVSEFWDFLAFFVNSIVFLLIGDQIRIASLGQNIHLIAVTILAVLLTRAIAVYGLGAFSNILANSEIGWREQTVLWWGGLRGSVSIALALSVPVVLEGRQDIIETVFGVVLFTLLVQGLTTRWFLEKLNLIGDQPLRQQYSEVLARRIALNRVRNYLEEGLKTTEIDSDLWRYQTKLIDTQLTTINDEIEELRSNHPELETLELEQLQETMLDIEADTYAEFIRSGRLNENLSPIMQQVLIEADQKTIDIEGVS, encoded by the coding sequence ATGTCCCTAGAGTCCACTGTCGGCGAAGTCGCCATTAAGCAAAACCTCGAACAGTTTCTCCTAGTGCTGTCGGTGTCTTTGAGTGTGGCAACCTTATCTCGAATTTTTTCCTGGTTCCGTAAAATTCCTTACACCCTATTACTGGTAATTGTTGGGTTAGGGTTGGCTTTTGTGGATGTCCGACTGGTTAACTTATCACCAGAACTGATTCTGGAAATTTTCCTACCCCCCCTACTCTTTGAAGCCGCTTGGAATATCCGCTGGCGGGACTTACGACGGGATTTGGTACCGGTGAGTCTATTTGCGATCGCTGGGGTGATTATTTCTGTAGTTGGCATTGCCTTTGCTATCAATCAGCTGACAGGACTACCCCTGACCATTGCTTTATTGGTTGGAGCCAGTCTTTCTGCCACTGACCCAGTTTCGGTTATTGCCCTATTTCGGGAATTGGGTGCGGATAAACGGCTGAAAACTCTGATGGAGGGGGAAAGCCTATTTAATGATGGGGTAGCAGTGGTTGCTTTTAGTTTATTAGTCGGACTACCCCTAGGACTAGAAGAATTTTCCATTGCCACTAGTGTTGCCCGTTTCTTAGGGTTTGTGGGGATTGGGATTGGCATCGGTTGCATCATTGGTTTTGGAATTTCCTACGCCACCCAACGCTTTGATTTACCCCTGGTGGAGCAATCCCTGACCTTGGTTTCTGCTTATGGCACTTATTTAATTGTGGAGGAACTAGGGGGATCCGGTGTGATTGGGGTAGTCACCGTTGGGGTGATCTTGGGCAATTTTGGCTCCCGGATTGGTATGAACCCCCGTACCCGGTTGATTGTGTCTGAGTTTTGGGACTTTTTAGCCTTTTTTGTGAACTCGATTGTGTTTCTACTGATTGGTGACCAAATTAGGATAGCTAGTTTAGGCCAAAATATCCACTTAATTGCGGTTACTATCTTGGCTGTACTACTGACCAGAGCGATCGCAGTTTATGGTTTGGGCGCATTCAGCAATATCTTGGCCAACTCTGAAATTGGTTGGCGGGAACAAACCGTCCTATGGTGGGGTGGCTTGCGAGGTTCCGTTTCCATTGCTCTGGCCTTAAGTGTGCCAGTTGTGTTGGAAGGACGGCAAGATATTATCGAAACTGTGTTTGGGGTGGTATTGTTTACGCTCCTAGTCCAGGGGTTAACCACTCGATGGTTTCTAGAAAAGTTAAATTTAATTGGTGACCAACCCCTACGTCAGCAATATTCTGAAGTTCTTGCCCGTCGCATCGCCCTGAATCGGGTCAGAAATTATCTTGAGGAGGGCTTAAAGACCACAGAAATCGATTCGGACCTGTGGCGCTATCAAACCAAACTTATCGATACCCAACTGACAACGATTAACGATGAAATTGAGGAGTTACGGAGTAACCACCCTGAACTCGAAACTCTTGAGCTTGAGCAACTTCAAGAAACCATGTTAGATATTGAAGCTGATACCTACGCCGAATTTATTCGTTCTGGACGGCTCAATGAAAACCTTTCACCGATTATGCAGCAGGTACTGATTGAGGCAGATCAGAAAACCATTGATATTGAGGGTGTGAGCTAA
- a CDS encoding XisI protein, whose translation MATTTDTDTVKAELIFDSEHDHYQLAYVGWQGDKRVFDPVMHFDIIDGKIWIQYNGTEDSVAERLVEDIVLGFHSAFKRQFTRYVVG comes from the coding sequence ATAGCAACCACTACTGATACGGATACGGTGAAAGCTGAGCTAATATTTGATAGCGAACACGACCATTATCAATTGGCTTATGTGGGTTGGCAAGGAGATAAGCGGGTATTTGATCCTGTGATGCACTTTGATATTATTGATGGCAAAATCTGGATTCAATATAACGGTACTGAAGACTCGGTTGCTGAGAGGTTAGTGGAAGATATCGTTCTGGGTTTTCATTCCGCTTTTAAACGCCAATTTACCCGTTATGTAGTTGGTTAA
- a CDS encoding anti-sigma regulatory factor: MKTELQIPSDLKFLSIVENWFMGILQVELGNRVDWPSLSNRLRLVLVEAYSNVVRHAHRDQPNLPILIRLELKERDIALEIWDYGQGFDPSSYEAPNPGDLQENGYGWLIIHRLMDRVEYRLQVNGRNCLELQVSLAK, from the coding sequence ATGAAAACAGAACTACAGATACCGAGCGACCTGAAGTTTTTGAGCATTGTCGAAAACTGGTTTATGGGGATTTTGCAGGTTGAACTCGGAAATCGTGTTGATTGGCCTAGTCTATCCAATCGTTTGCGATTGGTGTTAGTGGAAGCTTACTCTAACGTAGTTCGTCATGCTCATCGCGATCAACCGAATTTACCGATCTTGATTCGCCTAGAACTCAAAGAACGGGATATTGCTCTAGAGATTTGGGACTATGGTCAAGGATTTGACCCATCCTCTTATGAAGCACCGAATCCAGGTGATTTACAGGAAAACGGCTATGGCTGGCTAATTATCCATCGACTAATGGATCGGGTGGAGTATCGCTTACAGGTCAATGGCCGGAATTGCCTGGAGTTGCAAGTCAGCTTAGCCAAGTAG
- a CDS encoding Dabb family protein → MIEHIILFKWKEDASADAIALAMNGLLAMKDQIPEIVELSCGENFSPLRSKGFQHALRVQLVNRDALSTYADHPAHQEVVQNYIKPIQGDIIAVDYEVE, encoded by the coding sequence ATGATCGAGCATATTATTTTGTTCAAGTGGAAAGAAGACGCTTCAGCGGATGCGATCGCATTAGCTATGAATGGACTGCTGGCTATGAAAGACCAAATTCCTGAGATTGTAGAACTTTCCTGTGGAGAGAACTTTTCCCCCCTCAGGTCTAAGGGATTTCAGCATGCTTTGAGAGTGCAACTGGTCAATCGCGACGCTCTGAGTACCTATGCCGATCACCCAGCCCACCAGGAAGTAGTCCAGAACTATATCAAACCGATCCAAGGGGACATCATCGCAGTAGATTACGAAGTTGAGTAG